In the genome of Flaviflexus ciconiae, one region contains:
- a CDS encoding anaerobic glycerol-3-phosphate dehydrogenase subunit C: MSIDALASTHDSPLQFAADQVARASLDHCVKCTICETQCPVARVTDLFPGPKYVGPQAERYRHGSPVDDSLDYCSSCGICTYVCPQGVNIAELNGQARAVMKAEPGKMPLRDKLITQTNLMGTVMTPFAPIANWALGQKPIRVAVEKTIKIHREAPMPVATSQSFMGWWKKRPKNTNAPLGPVVFFHGCAGGYFEVETSKRTVEVLEKIGYEVIVPKQGCCGLAQQSNGLFDQAKKAVVKLSNQLRSAGRDLQIISSSGSCAGMLKHEAHEIMGVEDPALLDVATRMRETSEFLLEQVELGHLDPKDFRDINDTVTYHQPCQVKSQGMGTPSVTLLELIPGLTIKESGENCCGIAGTYGLKAEKYDIAQLVGQPLFDKIKDWSPRLAVCETETCRWQIRKGSGAKVVHPVNLIHHALGLSSDLYDPNTKH, encoded by the coding sequence ATGAGCATCGACGCATTGGCAAGCACCCACGACAGCCCGCTGCAGTTCGCCGCCGATCAGGTTGCCAGAGCTTCCCTCGACCACTGTGTGAAGTGCACAATCTGTGAAACCCAGTGCCCCGTGGCACGGGTGACCGACCTGTTCCCCGGACCGAAGTACGTAGGCCCACAGGCGGAGCGCTACCGTCACGGCAGTCCCGTCGACGACTCGCTCGACTACTGTTCCTCCTGCGGCATCTGCACCTACGTGTGCCCGCAGGGCGTAAACATTGCCGAGCTGAACGGTCAGGCACGCGCCGTCATGAAGGCCGAGCCGGGCAAGATGCCGCTGAGGGACAAGCTCATCACCCAGACGAACCTCATGGGCACGGTCATGACCCCCTTCGCTCCGATTGCCAACTGGGCTCTCGGACAGAAGCCCATCCGCGTCGCCGTTGAGAAGACGATCAAAATTCACCGCGAGGCCCCGATGCCGGTGGCTACCTCGCAGTCCTTCATGGGCTGGTGGAAGAAGCGCCCGAAGAACACAAACGCCCCGCTGGGACCCGTTGTCTTCTTCCACGGTTGCGCCGGCGGCTACTTCGAGGTTGAGACCTCGAAGCGCACCGTTGAGGTCTTGGAGAAGATCGGTTACGAAGTCATCGTTCCCAAGCAGGGGTGCTGCGGCCTTGCCCAGCAGTCCAACGGTCTGTTCGACCAGGCGAAGAAGGCCGTCGTGAAGCTGTCGAACCAGCTCCGGTCTGCCGGCCGCGACCTGCAGATCATCTCCTCCTCCGGTTCCTGTGCGGGCATGCTCAAGCACGAGGCACACGAGATCATGGGCGTGGAGGACCCTGCCCTTCTCGACGTCGCCACCCGCATGCGCGAAACCTCCGAGTTCCTCCTCGAACAGGTTGAGCTCGGTCACCTCGACCCGAAGGACTTCCGCGACATCAACGACACGGTCACCTACCACCAGCCGTGCCAGGTGAAGTCGCAGGGCATGGGCACCCCGTCGGTCACTCTTCTCGAGCTGATCCCGGGACTCACAATTAAGGAATCGGGCGAGAACTGCTGCGGCATTGCAGGCACCTACGGCCTCAAGGCCGAGAAGTACGACATCGCTCAGCTCGTTGGCCAGCCCCTGTTCGACAAGATCAAGGACTGGAGCCCTCGGCTTGCTGTCTGCGAGACAGAGACCTGCCGCTGGCAGATCCGCAAGGGCTCCGGCGCGAAGGTTGTCCACCCGGTCAACCTCATCCACCACGCCCTTGGCCTGTCCAGCGATCTCTACGATCCGAACACCAAGCACTGA
- the panD gene encoding aspartate 1-decarboxylase yields the protein MAKRMRRMMTGKIHRATITGADLHYVGSVTVDADLLDAADILPGEAVDIVDVTNGARLTTYTIPAERGSGELQINGAAAHLVHKGDIVILIAYGELDDVHARTYTPHVVFVDENNAIIETSDEPGQVPDNATGLVSSGQPFADYRSGYNSSESETTK from the coding sequence TTGGCTAAGCGGATGCGCCGGATGATGACCGGTAAGATTCACCGCGCCACGATCACGGGTGCGGATCTCCACTACGTCGGATCGGTGACGGTCGACGCAGACCTCTTGGACGCGGCCGACATCCTGCCCGGCGAGGCCGTCGACATTGTGGACGTCACTAACGGTGCTCGTCTCACAACCTACACGATCCCCGCTGAGCGGGGGAGCGGCGAACTGCAGATCAACGGTGCGGCCGCCCACCTCGTCCACAAGGGCGACATCGTCATCCTCATTGCCTACGGCGAGCTGGATGATGTTCATGCCCGCACCTACACGCCGCACGTCGTCTTCGTCGACGAAAATAACGCCATTATCGAGACCTCGGACGAGCCCGGCCAGGTCCCGGACAACGCGACCGGCCTCGTCTCTTCCGGCCAGCCCTTTGCGGACTACCGCTCTGGATACAACAGCTCCGAGAGCGAAACTACCAAGTAA
- the panC gene encoding pantoate--beta-alanine ligase: protein MTNVVSTKKELIEALPLTGSVGLVMTMGALHAGHRQLVDAARKENETVVVSIYVNPLQFAPGEDFDTYPRNLAQDLELLGDVDIVFAPTDEEMYPREPLVRVNPGEVATRFEGKTRPTHFAGVLQVVAKVLNLVRPDRAYFGQKDAQQLALVRTMVADLDMRTNIVAVPIVREESGLALSSRNAYLSTEERNLALALVGSLRAAREAAAAGASPEETEKVLSEALEAAEGVAVDYATIVNPDTFQRVSSNAKQGLGIVAARVGPTRLIDNMEVTFG from the coding sequence GTGACTAATGTTGTTTCTACAAAAAAGGAACTGATCGAGGCTCTTCCCCTCACGGGAAGCGTTGGCCTGGTCATGACCATGGGGGCGTTGCATGCGGGACACCGACAACTCGTTGATGCTGCCCGGAAGGAAAATGAGACCGTTGTGGTCTCGATCTACGTGAACCCGCTCCAGTTCGCACCCGGCGAGGATTTCGATACGTACCCGAGGAACCTGGCGCAGGACCTCGAACTTCTCGGAGACGTCGATATTGTTTTTGCTCCCACAGATGAGGAAATGTACCCGCGTGAACCGCTCGTTCGCGTGAACCCGGGTGAGGTTGCCACCCGCTTTGAAGGCAAGACCCGCCCGACGCATTTTGCCGGAGTTCTTCAGGTCGTTGCGAAGGTGCTTAACCTTGTTCGCCCGGACCGGGCCTACTTTGGTCAGAAGGATGCTCAGCAACTTGCCCTCGTTCGCACGATGGTGGCGGACCTGGATATGCGTACCAACATCGTCGCCGTCCCGATCGTCCGCGAAGAATCGGGCCTCGCACTATCATCTCGCAATGCCTATTTGAGCACTGAGGAGCGCAACCTTGCCCTTGCCCTCGTAGGATCGCTACGCGCAGCACGCGAAGCGGCCGCGGCAGGAGCCAGCCCCGAGGAGACCGAGAAGGTCCTCTCCGAAGCGCTGGAGGCCGCCGAAGGTGTTGCCGTTGACTACGCCACGATTGTCAATCCGGACACCTTCCAACGAGTATCCTCTAACGCGAAGCAGGGCCTGGGTATCGTCGCGGCGCGAGTAGGACCAACCAGGCTCATCGACAACATGGAGGTAACCTTTGGCTAA
- a CDS encoding Rossmann-like and DUF2520 domain-containing protein has translation MKLGIGIISAGKVGAVLGAALGRAGHTLVAAHARSEESIDRAEMLLPGVPLQDVEEIVRTCELVLLAVPDSELPGIVSGLAKMKAWQSGQLLVHTAGSVGTEVLEPATSLGALGLAIHPAMTFTGTSLDLARLVGCPFGVSGPATILPIAHALVSEMEGVPVEVDNDKRGLYHAALAHGGNHLVTVVTQAMRLLEDVGITDPGTFLSPLATASLDGALRSGEALLTGPIVRGDGVTLEKHLEVLADHPQTQESYRALALATTERALARMKISETKAAELRKILGD, from the coding sequence GTGAAACTCGGAATCGGCATTATCTCCGCAGGTAAAGTCGGCGCTGTCCTTGGGGCCGCGCTCGGCAGAGCCGGACACACGCTGGTCGCGGCCCACGCGCGTTCCGAAGAGTCGATTGACCGGGCCGAAATGCTTCTCCCGGGAGTTCCCCTCCAAGACGTGGAAGAGATCGTCCGCACCTGCGAACTGGTTCTCCTTGCGGTGCCCGACAGCGAGCTCCCCGGCATTGTTTCCGGGCTGGCGAAGATGAAGGCATGGCAAAGCGGGCAGCTGCTCGTTCACACCGCAGGTAGCGTCGGAACCGAGGTCCTCGAGCCCGCCACCTCGCTCGGAGCACTGGGCCTTGCCATCCACCCCGCCATGACCTTCACCGGAACCTCCCTTGATCTGGCACGGCTGGTGGGATGTCCGTTTGGGGTATCCGGTCCGGCAACGATCCTCCCCATTGCGCATGCCCTCGTGAGCGAGATGGAGGGGGTTCCCGTTGAGGTCGATAACGACAAGAGGGGCCTCTACCACGCGGCACTTGCTCATGGCGGCAACCACCTCGTCACCGTTGTCACCCAGGCGATGCGGCTCCTCGAGGACGTGGGGATCACCGATCCCGGTACCTTCCTCTCACCGCTCGCAACGGCCAGCCTCGATGGGGCACTGCGGTCGGGCGAAGCCCTCCTGACCGGCCCAATCGTACGCGGGGACGGCGTTACTCTCGAGAAGCACCTCGAGGTCCTTGCCGACCATCCGCAAACCCAAGAGTCATACCGCGCGCTCGCGCTAGCCACCACCGAGCGCGCCCTGGCCCGCATGAAAATCAGCGAAACAAAGGCAGCAGAACTCCGCAAGATCCTCGGCGACTAA
- a CDS encoding PH domain-containing protein — MGTVPFDEPDPAHFEAATAANPEQAADLIPEDQWKRFHWATPLFSLWKVWAALVAFALSILVQALDTGVSEILETLTGISRTTVLIIIAVLVGLSLLVVLVAWVFWRKQRYVLAPSGIHYRSGIISGTHRHVRWDRIQSVEIKQGIIPRIVGLGAIVIDSASTSGDDLSLGLLKMNEIQRLRGEILRIATAARTGQEFQVEDRDLPNLYDPDDAYQGEKPFYRLPTKVLLGSMLRSGTVLGIIGGIAIILIPVFLFDESFSIGIIVALGGAVAVGWGQFNLNHGLQLFLTADGIRVRRGLTTTTTQTIPPRRIHAVKVSQFLLWRGKDWWQVEVLVAGSISKDSDNASTMLMRSVIMPVGTRAEALDLLWTIVPDIGVDNLQEFFDDALVGKGPSAFFVAPPRKSRWLDPLRRKRNGIALTRTVAVLRDGWASRSMTVAFHGHWQGLKATQGPIQRKLGLATCRLSLVSGTIHWEGKNFGLTQVHGLLEEERNIGLEARARNDRESIDQWAERVGVS; from the coding sequence ATGGGAACGGTCCCCTTCGACGAACCTGACCCTGCACATTTCGAAGCGGCTACGGCGGCGAATCCTGAGCAGGCGGCCGATCTGATCCCGGAGGACCAGTGGAAGCGCTTCCACTGGGCTACGCCCCTGTTCTCACTGTGGAAGGTGTGGGCCGCCCTCGTTGCCTTCGCGCTGTCGATCTTGGTCCAGGCCCTTGATACTGGGGTCTCGGAAATCCTGGAGACCCTGACGGGAATAAGCAGGACAACGGTTCTCATCATCATTGCGGTCCTCGTTGGCCTATCGCTTCTTGTTGTTCTGGTGGCCTGGGTTTTCTGGCGCAAACAGCGCTACGTTCTTGCCCCTTCAGGAATTCACTATCGTTCGGGCATTATCTCCGGCACGCATCGCCACGTGCGGTGGGATCGCATCCAGTCCGTGGAGATCAAGCAGGGAATCATTCCCCGGATTGTTGGACTCGGAGCAATCGTCATCGACTCCGCCTCCACCAGCGGAGACGATCTTTCCCTTGGCTTGCTGAAGATGAACGAGATACAGCGGCTACGCGGGGAGATTCTGCGGATTGCCACGGCAGCTCGAACCGGGCAAGAGTTCCAGGTTGAGGACCGCGACCTGCCGAACCTGTACGACCCTGACGACGCTTACCAGGGAGAGAAGCCGTTCTATCGGCTCCCCACCAAGGTGCTCCTCGGCTCGATGCTCCGGTCCGGGACAGTTCTGGGCATCATCGGCGGTATTGCCATCATCCTCATTCCCGTTTTCCTCTTTGATGAGTCCTTCTCCATCGGCATCATTGTTGCCCTCGGTGGTGCCGTGGCGGTGGGATGGGGCCAGTTCAACCTCAACCACGGCCTCCAGCTGTTCCTCACAGCCGATGGGATCCGGGTGAGACGCGGCCTGACCACAACAACGACGCAGACAATCCCGCCCAGGCGGATCCACGCCGTTAAGGTCAGTCAGTTCCTGCTGTGGCGCGGGAAAGACTGGTGGCAGGTGGAGGTACTGGTCGCCGGCTCGATCTCCAAGGATTCCGACAATGCAAGTACGATGCTCATGCGGAGCGTGATCATGCCCGTGGGCACACGCGCCGAGGCCCTTGATCTGCTGTGGACGATCGTTCCCGATATCGGTGTGGACAACCTGCAAGAGTTTTTCGACGATGCGCTCGTCGGCAAGGGCCCGTCTGCTTTCTTCGTGGCGCCGCCCAGGAAATCGAGGTGGCTAGATCCGCTTCGTCGTAAGCGGAACGGTATTGCCCTCACGAGAACCGTGGCGGTCCTTCGCGACGGCTGGGCTAGCCGGAGCATGACAGTGGCGTTCCACGGCCACTGGCAGGGACTGAAAGCCACCCAGGGCCCCATCCAGCGAAAGCTGGGCCTGGCAACGTGCCGGCTGTCGCTCGTGTCCGGCACGATCCACTGGGAGGGTAAGAACTTTGGTTTGACGCAGGTGCATGGCCTCCTTGAAGAAGAACGCAACATTGGCTTGGAAGCCCGCGCCCGCAACGACAGGGAATCAATTGACCAGTGGGCGGAAAGAGTGGGAGTTTCGTGA
- a CDS encoding PH domain-containing protein — protein MIMSPLAPGISFVGISRDQAKIRGLIAVICLLPLLALLIVSIALWDLLWVTIAVAVALVIGLFIMFVQVRAVFYTGYHETDEELLVCRGILFRKLDVVPYGRMQEVTVEDGPLMRHYGLAKITMETASSTTDTSIPGVRRDEADRLRRRLTELGSTKMEGL, from the coding sequence ATGATCATGTCGCCGCTAGCCCCCGGAATTTCATTCGTTGGGATCTCGCGGGATCAAGCGAAAATACGCGGACTTATTGCAGTTATCTGCCTCCTTCCGCTCCTCGCGCTCCTCATTGTTTCCATTGCCCTGTGGGATCTCCTCTGGGTCACTATTGCCGTGGCCGTTGCGCTCGTCATCGGGCTCTTCATCATGTTTGTCCAGGTCCGTGCGGTCTTCTACACCGGCTACCATGAAACCGATGAGGAACTGCTCGTGTGCCGGGGGATTCTTTTCCGGAAGCTCGACGTCGTGCCATACGGCCGCATGCAGGAGGTGACGGTCGAGGACGGTCCTCTTATGAGGCACTATGGCCTTGCGAAGATCACGATGGAAACAGCATCCTCGACGACTGACACGTCGATTCCGGGTGTGCGACGGGATGAGGCGGACCGCCTGCGCAGGCGCCTCACGGAGCTGGGCTCCACCAAGATGGAAGGGCTGTAG
- a CDS encoding DUF3180 domain-containing protein encodes MGHAEREAGPEMTSAKQMVGWLVLSLLIGFVGAAAWIRSTVPLVAIPDFTWTIPLVLAVGVLVSAWPVKAMADGKKRTMNPLTAARIAVFCQASSRGGMILAGICLGAWFAFSGENAVFLNEQASAALWAGVASLVLAGAGWLGEWWCSIDDDDDDAPAAAQGA; translated from the coding sequence GTGGGGCATGCTGAGCGGGAAGCCGGTCCGGAGATGACGTCAGCGAAGCAGATGGTGGGATGGCTTGTGCTCAGCCTTCTCATTGGCTTCGTTGGCGCCGCCGCCTGGATCCGCTCGACCGTTCCACTTGTTGCCATCCCCGATTTCACGTGGACAATTCCGCTTGTTTTGGCGGTCGGTGTCCTGGTGTCGGCGTGGCCAGTGAAGGCCATGGCGGACGGTAAGAAGCGGACAATGAATCCGCTAACGGCCGCGCGAATCGCGGTCTTCTGCCAGGCGTCCTCCCGCGGCGGCATGATCCTCGCCGGAATCTGCCTCGGTGCCTGGTTCGCGTTTAGCGGCGAAAACGCCGTGTTCCTGAACGAGCAGGCCTCCGCTGCCCTCTGGGCGGGGGTGGCTTCGTTGGTTCTTGCGGGAGCGGGCTGGCTCGGCGAATGGTGGTGCTCGATCGACGACGATGACGACGACGCTCCCGCGGCGGCGCAGGGCGCCTAG
- the folK gene encoding 2-amino-4-hydroxy-6-hydroxymethyldihydropteridine diphosphokinase — MAELYLPGGELSDRIALTGLKVRGFHGVFEHERENGQDFIIDVVLHTSMHRTPYGDDLAQTINYAEVADKVVEIVSGEPLNLIETLAERIADAALQFGALAADVTVHKPQAPIEHSFADVDVTVRRLSKLLQPPKPAAEVVVGIGSNMDDPVTQVEIGAGKLAKVLEYERMSRRRVTAAEVMPGQPSQPNYINAVMVGYTTLSPLALLRELQRIEDEQGRVREERWGPRTLDLDLVSYKVAGKEITSDDPNLTLPHPRAHERSFVLEPWAEVDPWGMLSGKPVRR; from the coding sequence ATGGCTGAGCTATATCTTCCCGGAGGGGAACTGTCCGACCGTATCGCCCTCACCGGACTGAAGGTCAGGGGATTCCACGGCGTCTTTGAGCACGAGCGGGAGAACGGTCAGGACTTCATCATAGATGTCGTCCTCCACACCTCCATGCACCGCACCCCCTACGGCGATGATCTTGCGCAGACCATTAACTATGCGGAGGTCGCCGACAAGGTTGTGGAGATCGTTTCGGGGGAGCCCCTCAACCTCATCGAAACGCTCGCCGAACGAATCGCGGATGCTGCCCTGCAGTTCGGTGCCCTCGCGGCCGACGTCACCGTGCATAAGCCACAGGCGCCAATCGAGCATTCCTTTGCGGATGTGGATGTGACGGTCCGCAGGCTCTCGAAGCTCCTGCAGCCGCCCAAGCCCGCCGCCGAAGTCGTTGTCGGCATCGGATCGAATATGGATGATCCGGTCACCCAGGTGGAGATTGGGGCAGGCAAGCTCGCCAAGGTCCTCGAGTATGAGCGGATGTCCCGCAGGCGCGTCACCGCCGCTGAGGTTATGCCGGGGCAACCCTCGCAACCGAATTACATCAACGCGGTCATGGTGGGCTATACGACGCTGTCGCCGCTGGCACTGTTGAGAGAGCTCCAGCGGATTGAGGATGAGCAGGGCAGGGTCCGCGAAGAACGCTGGGGCCCGCGCACACTCGACCTCGACCTCGTCTCCTACAAGGTTGCTGGCAAGGAGATCACCTCGGACGACCCGAACCTGACGCTACCTCACCCCCGCGCCCACGAACGGAGTTTCGTTCTGGAACCCTGGGCAGAGGTTGATCCGTGGGGCATGCTGAGCGGGAAGCCGGTCCGGAGATGA
- the folP gene encoding dihydropteroate synthase, translated as MEILGILNVTPDSFSDGGRWASAEEALARGRQLAVDGATIIDVGGESTRPGATPITSDEEWDRIGPVVEGLIADGLTVSVDTYHAETARRAIAAGVPIINDVTGGRIEPEIHTVVAGSEAQYVLQHSRGGAVTTNDTAVYDSIIDDVAREMSVAIEKAVATGIDESRLILDPGLGFSKVGEQDWDVLAGLDRLMAMLPGRWLIGHSRKRLLSSVSDDRDFATALVTSHLVGRVWGVRVHDAKSNAAALTVARRFHG; from the coding sequence GTGGAAATCCTCGGAATCCTCAACGTCACGCCCGACTCCTTCTCGGACGGCGGGCGGTGGGCCAGCGCCGAGGAGGCCCTGGCCCGGGGCAGACAGCTGGCGGTCGACGGCGCAACAATTATTGACGTTGGCGGAGAATCGACCCGGCCAGGTGCCACTCCCATCACCTCCGATGAAGAATGGGACCGGATTGGTCCCGTTGTCGAGGGGCTGATCGCCGATGGTCTGACGGTGTCGGTCGATACCTACCACGCGGAGACAGCACGCCGGGCGATTGCCGCGGGCGTCCCCATCATCAACGACGTGACGGGTGGCCGGATCGAACCGGAGATCCACACTGTTGTTGCGGGCTCGGAAGCCCAGTACGTTCTGCAACATTCCCGCGGTGGAGCGGTCACAACCAACGACACGGCCGTTTATGACAGCATCATCGATGACGTCGCGCGGGAAATGTCCGTCGCCATTGAGAAAGCCGTTGCAACTGGAATCGATGAGTCGAGACTGATCCTCGATCCGGGACTCGGATTCTCCAAGGTCGGGGAGCAGGACTGGGATGTTCTTGCGGGGCTCGACAGGCTCATGGCGATGTTACCGGGACGCTGGCTTATCGGGCACTCCCGCAAGCGCTTGCTGAGCTCGGTGAGTGACGATCGGGATTTCGCCACCGCGCTTGTTACGTCTCATCTTGTCGGCAGGGTCTGGGGCGTGCGGGTGCACGACGCCAAGTCCAATGCCGCAGCTCTTACTGTCGCGAGGAGATTCCATGGCTGA
- the folE gene encoding GTP cyclohydrolase I FolE — protein MTFDANGVERAIRDLLIAIGEDPDRDGLKETPARMARAYEEMFSGLHSDPTEVLSASFDLDYQEMILVKDITVYSVCEHHLLPFYGKAHIGYIPGADGKVTGLSKLARLVDGYAKRPQIQERLTSEVADALMDPLGASGAIVVVEAEHMCMSLRGARKPGSHTVTSAVRGTMRNAATRAEAMSLIMSR, from the coding sequence GTGACCTTTGATGCGAACGGCGTTGAGCGTGCCATCCGCGACCTTCTTATTGCCATTGGGGAGGACCCCGATCGCGACGGACTGAAGGAGACCCCCGCACGCATGGCCCGTGCCTACGAGGAAATGTTCTCCGGCCTGCACTCGGACCCGACCGAGGTGCTGTCGGCCTCGTTCGATCTCGACTACCAGGAGATGATCCTCGTCAAGGACATCACCGTCTACTCGGTGTGCGAACATCACCTGCTGCCCTTCTACGGCAAGGCCCACATTGGCTACATCCCGGGAGCCGACGGCAAGGTGACCGGGCTGTCCAAGCTTGCTCGCCTCGTTGACGGTTATGCGAAGCGCCCCCAGATCCAAGAGCGTCTCACCTCCGAGGTGGCGGATGCTCTCATGGACCCGCTGGGCGCCAGCGGAGCAATCGTTGTCGTCGAGGCCGAGCACATGTGCATGTCGCTACGCGGTGCCCGCAAACCCGGCTCCCACACGGTCACGTCCGCGGTGCGAGGCACGATGAGGAACGCCGCAACCAGGGCCGAGGCCATGAGCCTCATCATGAGCCGCTAG
- the ftsH gene encoding ATP-dependent zinc metalloprotease FtsH gives MSMADNPRKHRRLPGNQDKPWQQDGNQPAPDQDEQAGNRPGNKPGDKPGRTQPGDRKSTGKRSDGKNGKGQTGKTQAGKGQTGKGQEKKRSWFPWVIIALFFAASYFLFFGGSDYTTVTTSQGIEILEEQDVERVVITEGAQTVRVDLANEITVMDEEGNEQEAGDKVAFQYLYAQADDMVSLVEGAEPENGYNSLVPQESIWSSMLIMLVPFIIIIGLFFFLLPKIQQGGMGGFGKIRSRGGDLDKEMPDVTFTDVAGADEAVEELGEIKEFLENPQKFTAMGAKIPKGVLLYGPPGTGKTLLARAVAGEAKVPFFSISGSEFVEMFVGVGASRVRDLFTKAKQSAPAIIFVDEIDAVGRSRGVGIGGGNDEREQTLNQLLVEMDGFDATTNIILIAATNRPDVLDPALLRPGRFDRQISVDAPDLPGRTKILEVHAEGKPIEKDVELEAIARRTPGFTGADLANLLNEAALLAARQSQKSINLDDLDEAIDRVIAGPQRRTRVMNPNEKRMTAYHEGGHALAAAALNHTDPVTKVTILPRGRALGYTMVMPTEDKYSTSRNELLDQLVYALGGRVAEELVFHDPTTGASNDIQKATSIARKMVTEYGMSSRVGAVRLASEESDPMTRAAGGGGTEYSDRMAHVVDQEVRALIDDAHDECWKLMTENRHILDELAARLLEKETLLEKELAEIFEPVIKAPERKLWLSSDDRPSDNVPPIDHPVKSHSGDHAGEVRAGLPSAPETQGEPHGGGDTASGEPGVGAPEETEES, from the coding sequence ATGTCTATGGCGGATAACCCTCGTAAGCACCGGCGACTCCCGGGCAATCAAGACAAGCCCTGGCAGCAGGACGGAAACCAGCCGGCCCCCGACCAGGATGAACAGGCAGGCAACCGGCCAGGAAATAAGCCGGGCGACAAACCCGGCCGCACCCAGCCGGGTGATCGTAAATCCACGGGTAAGCGCTCCGATGGCAAGAACGGCAAGGGCCAGACTGGAAAGACCCAGGCAGGCAAGGGTCAGACCGGTAAGGGACAGGAGAAGAAGCGTTCCTGGTTCCCGTGGGTCATCATCGCCCTGTTCTTTGCTGCCTCCTACTTCCTCTTCTTCGGAGGAAGCGACTACACGACCGTCACCACCTCCCAGGGCATTGAGATCCTAGAGGAGCAGGACGTTGAACGCGTCGTCATCACCGAAGGCGCCCAAACCGTACGCGTTGACCTTGCGAACGAGATCACGGTCATGGATGAGGAGGGCAACGAACAGGAAGCTGGCGACAAGGTTGCCTTCCAGTACCTCTACGCCCAAGCCGACGACATGGTGTCTCTCGTCGAGGGTGCTGAGCCGGAGAACGGCTACAACTCCCTCGTCCCCCAAGAGTCGATCTGGTCGAGCATGCTCATCATGCTCGTCCCGTTCATCATCATTATCGGCTTGTTCTTCTTCCTCCTACCCAAGATCCAGCAGGGCGGCATGGGAGGCTTCGGCAAGATCCGCTCCCGCGGAGGCGACCTCGACAAGGAAATGCCGGACGTTACCTTCACGGATGTGGCGGGCGCCGACGAGGCGGTCGAAGAACTCGGTGAAATCAAGGAGTTCCTTGAGAACCCCCAAAAGTTCACCGCCATGGGAGCCAAGATCCCCAAGGGCGTTCTGCTCTACGGACCTCCCGGAACCGGCAAAACCCTTCTTGCACGGGCCGTAGCGGGTGAAGCCAAGGTTCCGTTCTTCTCCATCTCCGGCTCCGAATTCGTCGAAATGTTTGTCGGCGTTGGCGCCTCCCGCGTCCGCGACCTTTTCACAAAGGCAAAGCAGTCAGCCCCCGCCATCATCTTCGTCGACGAAATCGACGCCGTTGGTCGTTCCCGCGGTGTCGGTATCGGCGGCGGCAACGATGAACGCGAGCAGACCCTCAACCAGCTCCTGGTGGAGATGGACGGCTTTGACGCCACAACCAACATCATCCTGATCGCGGCCACGAACCGTCCCGACGTTCTCGATCCGGCCCTGCTCCGCCCCGGCCGTTTCGACCGACAGATCTCCGTGGATGCCCCGGATCTTCCCGGACGCACGAAGATCCTCGAAGTCCACGCCGAAGGAAAGCCGATCGAGAAGGACGTTGAGCTCGAGGCAATCGCGCGTCGAACCCCCGGGTTCACCGGTGCCGACCTCGCCAACCTCCTCAACGAGGCGGCGCTGCTCGCGGCACGTCAAAGCCAGAAGAGCATCAACCTCGACGACCTCGACGAGGCAATCGACCGCGTGATTGCGGGACCTCAGCGACGCACCCGGGTCATGAACCCGAACGAGAAGCGGATGACGGCGTACCACGAGGGCGGGCACGCGCTCGCGGCAGCCGCCCTTAATCACACGGATCCAGTCACGAAGGTGACGATCCTGCCGCGCGGACGCGCACTCGGTTACACGATGGTTATGCCCACCGAGGACAAGTACTCGACGTCCCGCAACGAGCTCCTCGACCAGCTGGTCTATGCGCTTGGCGGCCGCGTCGCGGAGGAGCTTGTCTTCCACGACCCGACAACCGGTGCCTCGAATGACATCCAGAAAGCCACGAGCATTGCTCGGAAGATGGTGACCGAATACGGAATGTCCTCCCGCGTCGGTGCCGTCCGGCTTGCCTCCGAGGAATCGGATCCGATGACCCGTGCCGCCGGTGGTGGTGGAACGGAGTACTCGGACCGCATGGCCCACGTTGTTGACCAGGAAGTCCGGGCCCTCATTGACGATGCTCATGACGAATGCTGGAAGCTCATGACGGAAAATCGGCACATTCTGGATGAGCTGGCAGCCCGCCTTCTCGAGAAGGAAACCCTTCTCGAGAAGGAGCTCGCCGAGATTTTCGAGCCGGTTATTAAGGCTCCCGAACGGAAGCTGTGGCTGAGCTCTGACGATCGCCCGTCCGACAATGTTCCGCCCATCGACCACCCGGTGAAGAGCCATTCTGGAGATCATGCCGGTGAGGTGAGGGCCGGTCTGCCGAGCGCTCCAGAAACACAGGGCGAGCCACATGGTGGAGGCGATACGGCCTCGGGTGAGCCCGGTGTTGGTGCACCGGAAGAGACGGAGGAATCGTGA